AATTCCGCCAATCAGTTCCCATGCCTTGTCCCGCATCTGCCGTTCTTTTTCAGAAAGTTTGTCCTCATCTACAATTCGTAAATACGGGTCGTCGTGTAAGACAACAGCAAATCCCTCACTTATGGCTTCTTCAATCTCGCTAATCGTTACTGCAAAAGGAAATTCATTTGCTTCAACATCAATCACGAAAGCCAAATCGGATTGGCGATCCAGCCATAAAATCCGCTCAATACTTGTTTCTCCACCGTTTTCCCATTTGATAAGCATATTAACCGCCAGCATAAGCCTTCCCCCCTTTTCTGGCGGCATCGGTTATATCGACACTATAAGCGGGACGAGTAAGGTCAATCGGCTCGTCCATGTTCACATTGATCCTTTTGACCGCAAGAAGGTGCCTGAACAGGAACATCCCTGTTCCTGGAGCCAATACATAATCTTTATCAAACAGCAATGCCGTCTTTCTTATCGACTCGGAACTTTGGGAGAGTCTTAATAAAAAGGCCTCTACCAACTCAGCCAAGTCACCTTCAGACAGCCCTGCATCAGCATAAGCATAGCGCGCCGAATGTATCCATTCAATGTTTTTTGCTTTGATAACAGGAATATCTTTATTCGTTACGATTCCCCAGTCGATACCCCTTGCCTCCCAGTATCGTCTCTCTATTTCAAGCCGTTCAAGGCTTATTCTCTTCTCCAGCTCACTTGCCGCCTTAAGGCTCCTCGCCACATACTTTAAATTATCATCCCGATCCTTCACCGTGATCAAAAACGAAGTTGAAATAACATAGTTGGTTCCTGATTTTTTGTCGGTAAAAAGATCAAACCGCAGGTCTTCTCTATTCTGCACCCAGTCTTCATAATCCAGGAGGGGAAAATGTTCTCTGATGTCAATTACTGAATCTTCCCATTCAAGCAGGTAAAAAAATCTGGCCTCGCTATCCGTAAAAAGATGGTGAATCCGCCCTGTCTTCCACCCGAAAATTCGGTGGCAGCGGCCCTTTGACGGAAAATCCTGCACGGTCAACCACGGCTTGTAAGCCTTTCCCTCCCCCTGGCCGCGCCCTTCTTTGATAAATTTTTTATATTTTTCTTCTGTCCAGTCGGTATTACATTTCCCAATATTCATCATCTCCTTATAAAGAAATGCTATAATAATTGCTGAGGAACTTTCGCTAAACTGTTTCGAAAGTTCCTCAGCAGAAAAGCCTAAAATTTATTCAATCATAAAAGTTTCTCTTATATCATCCTCCGTCAGATTATTCTTTTTCAATGAGCAAGTTAATAATATCGTTACATACGCCTCAAAAGGGGTCAGTTTTTGAATTTTTTCTATCAAACCTTTAGCAATATTAATACCTTCTTCATCAAAATCAAAAGATTCATATTTTAAAACATCTTCAATGGATGCAATAATTATCTTTCTTGGGTCAATACTTCCTACATGATATAAAGTATTCCAGAAAGCGCGAAGTAATATATAAACTTCTTCTATCGTAAAATATCCCTGCAGCCTTTTTCTGGTGAAATTAAATAATCTCGTAAGGTCAATAATCATATCTCTAATCTTAGCTTCAAGATAATAAACTTTA
The DNA window shown above is from Caldicellulosiruptor owensensis OL and carries:
- a CDS encoding heteromeric transposase endonuclease subunit TnsA, coding for MNIGKCNTDWTEEKYKKFIKEGRGQGEGKAYKPWLTVQDFPSKGRCHRIFGWKTGRIHHLFTDSEARFFYLLEWEDSVIDIREHFPLLDYEDWVQNREDLRFDLFTDKKSGTNYVISTSFLITVKDRDDNLKYVARSLKAASELEKRISLERLEIERRYWEARGIDWGIVTNKDIPVIKAKNIEWIHSARYAYADAGLSEGDLAELVEAFLLRLSQSSESIRKTALLFDKDYVLAPGTGMFLFRHLLAVKRINVNMDEPIDLTRPAYSVDITDAARKGGKAYAGG